From a single Calothrix sp. NIES-2098 genomic region:
- a CDS encoding cell envelope-related transcriptional attenuator — MTTQRTSAEENPSAKVSKASKKIAQNSKSGRWLWFWVGMSGIAMVSATAGALLAVSLTSTPLQQAQLSPQEEAVFDGDRISGGGLRFSELTRPVNILIMGMSVLPPDIQNPPAETKNLKYLPQVNSFDGLSDVMLLIKFDPETKKMIMLSIPRDTRTEIEGHGMQKINHANLEGGPALTAKTVSNLLNGVAIDRYIRINVLGVAKLIDALGGVTAYVPKDMKYQDDSQHLYINLKAGKQHLNGDQALQLLRFRHDELGDIGRIQRQQMVLRALMDQSLNLGTVARLPKVLDVVKEHIDTNLTVEELAALVGFGARTNRSNMQMLMVPGRFSEKGEFDASYWLPNRSAIAKLMAKHYGVESEQAQEQQTIEPSSVRVAIQDSTGSDSATLRPLIRSLEKAGYRNIYVSKPWSEPLDVTHIVAQQGDGNSAASIRDTLGFGEVRVESTGNLASDISIQVGKDWLQQKALLEKSTQP; from the coding sequence GTGACCACTCAAAGAACTTCGGCGGAAGAAAACCCATCAGCAAAGGTCTCCAAAGCTAGCAAGAAAATTGCCCAAAACTCTAAATCAGGACGTTGGTTATGGTTTTGGGTGGGTATGAGCGGTATTGCGATGGTTTCAGCTACAGCAGGGGCACTGTTAGCAGTTTCTTTGACTAGTACGCCTTTGCAACAAGCCCAACTTAGCCCCCAAGAAGAAGCAGTATTCGATGGCGATCGCATTTCTGGAGGTGGGTTGCGATTTTCAGAATTAACTCGTCCTGTAAATATTTTAATTATGGGAATGAGCGTACTTCCACCAGATATTCAAAATCCTCCCGCCGAAACTAAAAATCTGAAGTACTTGCCTCAGGTAAACTCCTTTGATGGTCTTTCCGATGTCATGCTCTTGATCAAATTCGATCCAGAGACAAAAAAAATGATCATGCTTTCTATTCCTAGAGATACCCGCACAGAAATAGAAGGGCATGGAATGCAAAAAATTAATCACGCCAATCTCGAAGGCGGGCCTGCCTTAACTGCAAAAACTGTCAGCAATCTCTTAAATGGAGTAGCAATCGATCGCTATATCCGGATTAACGTTTTGGGAGTTGCTAAATTAATTGATGCTCTGGGTGGGGTGACAGCCTACGTTCCCAAAGATATGAAGTATCAAGATGATTCCCAGCATTTGTACATCAATTTGAAGGCAGGTAAACAACATCTTAATGGCGATCAAGCACTGCAATTATTAAGGTTTCGCCATGATGAACTCGGAGATATAGGACGGATTCAGCGGCAACAAATGGTACTCCGTGCTTTGATGGATCAGTCACTTAATCTGGGAACTGTAGCTAGATTGCCAAAAGTGCTTGATGTAGTTAAAGAACACATAGATACTAACTTGACTGTTGAAGAGTTGGCAGCACTAGTGGGTTTTGGGGCGCGTACCAATCGCTCAAATATGCAAATGTTAATGGTACCTGGTCGCTTTAGCGAGAAAGGTGAATTTGATGCTAGCTATTGGTTGCCAAATAGAAGTGCGATCGCCAAATTAATGGCAAAACATTATGGCGTGGAATCAGAACAAGCACAAGAACAACAAACTATTGAACCAAGTTCTGTGCGTGTAGCAATTCAAGATAGCACAGGTAGCGATTCTGCTACTCTACGACCTTTAATCAGATCGTTGGAAAAAGCTGGATATCGCAATATTTATGTATCTAAGCCTTGGAGCGAACCTCTCGATGTGACTCATATTGTTGCTCAACAAGGTGATGGCAATAGCGCCGCATCCATTCGCGATACCTTAGGATTTGGTGAAGTACGCGTGGAAAGCACCGGTAATCTCGCCTCTGATATTAGTATCCAAGTGGGCAAAGATTGGTTGCAACAAAAAGCTCTGCTAGAAAAGTCTACTCAACCTTAA
- a CDS encoding serpin family proteinase inhibitor I4, which translates to MNQQKFSGVKENFLQRRYGVRLGRRYVLAAAGVVLLGVIGCSQVNGDTSALAQSRLPNSELPLPKKTATPDTKLVNANNKFGFKLFSEVLKHESGEKNIFVSPSSVAIALAMTYNGASGSTQKAMAKTLELQGMSLSEINSSYTALKKLLENPDANVKLTIANSLWANKDATLQPDFLQRNQEFYKAQVTNLNFQDAAAPNTINNWVKDNTQGKINKIVDRIDPDQMLFLINAIYFKGKWSNEFDKSQTATLPFYLASGQQKQHPMMSQDGDYRYQENEQFQALSLPYGKDGKVSLYIFLPKQNSNLQAFYQNLNAENWEKWMAQFRRREGLIRLPRFKTDYDVTLNDALKALGMEEAFTNKANFSGIGKNLAISQVKHKTFVEVNEEGTEAAAATSVGIVPTSAMQKPEPFKMIVDRPFFCAIRDNQTGSVLFMGSIMNPE; encoded by the coding sequence ATGAATCAGCAGAAATTTAGTGGTGTGAAAGAAAATTTCCTGCAAAGACGTTACGGTGTTCGGTTAGGAAGACGTTATGTGCTAGCGGCTGCTGGCGTTGTGCTTTTGGGTGTAATAGGCTGTTCTCAGGTTAATGGAGATACGAGCGCACTAGCCCAATCTCGTTTGCCTAATTCCGAGTTACCCTTGCCAAAAAAAACCGCTACCCCGGATACAAAATTAGTTAATGCTAACAATAAATTTGGCTTCAAACTATTTTCAGAAGTTCTGAAACACGAAAGTGGTGAAAAGAACATTTTTGTTTCGCCTTCGAGTGTAGCGATCGCCTTAGCCATGACCTACAATGGGGCAAGCGGCTCTACACAAAAAGCTATGGCGAAAACCCTAGAATTACAGGGTATGAGTTTGTCAGAAATTAACTCATCTTACACAGCATTGAAGAAGCTATTAGAAAATCCTGATGCTAACGTCAAACTGACTATTGCTAACTCGCTGTGGGCTAATAAAGATGCCACCTTACAGCCAGATTTTCTTCAGAGAAACCAGGAATTCTATAAAGCTCAGGTAACGAATTTAAATTTTCAAGATGCGGCAGCACCTAATACTATCAATAACTGGGTCAAAGATAATACGCAAGGAAAAATCAACAAAATAGTTGATAGAATCGATCCAGATCAAATGCTATTTCTGATTAATGCCATATACTTTAAGGGAAAATGGAGCAACGAATTTGATAAAAGTCAAACTGCTACATTGCCTTTTTACTTAGCATCTGGACAGCAAAAACAACACCCGATGATGTCGCAAGATGGCGACTATCGATATCAAGAAAATGAACAATTTCAGGCACTAAGCTTACCTTATGGTAAAGATGGTAAAGTTAGCTTATATATCTTTCTGCCTAAACAAAACTCAAACCTGCAAGCTTTCTACCAGAACTTAAATGCTGAGAACTGGGAAAAATGGATGGCTCAATTCCGGCGGCGGGAAGGATTGATTCGTTTACCTCGGTTTAAAACTGACTACGACGTTACCCTCAACGATGCATTAAAAGCTTTAGGTATGGAAGAGGCTTTTACCAATAAAGCTAATTTCTCTGGTATCGGTAAAAACCTTGCAATTAGCCAGGTGAAGCATAAAACTTTTGTGGAAGTCAACGAAGAAGGTACTGAAGCAGCCGCCGCAACTTCCGTAGGAATAGTGCCAACATCTGCTATGCAAAAGCCAGAACCATTCAAAATGATTGTTGACCGCCCCTTCTTTTGTGCTATTCGGGATAATCAAACAGGTAGCGTGTTGTTTATGGGTTCAATTATGAACCCAGAGTAG
- a CDS encoding NUDIX hydrolase, translated as MPGRNHKKFPTPVNQQPLADFKVGVDNVIFSVDTAQNRLLVLLVMRQQEPFLNSWSLPGTLVRQGESLEDAAYRIMAEKIRVNNLYLEQLYTFGGPNRDPREATDSYGVRYLSVSYFALVRFEEAELIADGVTGIAWYPVKQLPQLAFDHNQVLAYGHRRLRNKLEYSPVAFEVLPEMFTLNDLYQLYTTVLGENFSDYSNFRARLLKLGFLCDTGIKVSRGAGRPASLYKFDAEAFAPFKDKPLVFI; from the coding sequence ATGCCAGGACGCAACCACAAAAAGTTTCCAACTCCGGTAAATCAACAACCTTTGGCTGATTTTAAAGTTGGTGTCGATAATGTAATTTTTTCTGTAGATACCGCCCAAAATCGATTGCTTGTGCTTCTGGTGATGCGACAACAGGAGCCATTTTTAAATTCTTGGAGTCTTCCCGGTACTTTGGTTCGTCAAGGCGAATCTTTAGAAGATGCTGCCTATCGAATCATGGCTGAAAAAATCCGCGTGAACAATCTCTATTTAGAGCAGTTATATACCTTTGGCGGCCCGAATCGCGATCCGCGAGAAGCCACTGATAGTTATGGCGTGCGTTATCTCTCGGTGAGTTATTTTGCCCTAGTGCGGTTTGAAGAAGCAGAACTAATTGCCGATGGCGTCACTGGTATAGCTTGGTATCCTGTGAAACAATTACCTCAATTAGCTTTCGACCATAATCAAGTTTTAGCTTACGGACACAGACGGCTGCGCAACAAATTGGAGTACAGTCCGGTAGCTTTTGAAGTTTTACCAGAAATGTTTACTTTAAATGATTTATATCAGTTATACACCACAGTTTTAGGCGAAAACTTCTCTGATTATTCTAATTTTCGGGCGCGTCTACTCAAGTTAGGTTTTTTGTGCGATACCGGAATTAAGGTATCCCGTGGTGCTGGTCGTCCGGCGAGTTTGTATAAATTTGACGCCGAAGCTTTTGCACCCTTTAAGGATAAGCCTTTGGTATTTATTTAA
- a CDS encoding putative nicotinate phosphoribosyltransferase — MTTFPDLEIYPNHQQQQSYPNQELNFAAVDYSLLTDLYQLTMAACYTGEGVEQKPASFELFVRKLPEDFGYLIAMGLTQALEYLEKLRFSSSQIAALQATGIFSHASDRFWSLLAEGCFTGDVWAVPEGTAVFANQPFLRIEAPLWQAQLVETYLLNTINYQTLIATRAARIRDVAGEQATLLEFGTRRAFSPQGSLWAARAALAGGLDSTSNVLAALQLNQKPSGTMAHALVMALSAMEGTEAQAFSAFHRYFPGAPLLIDTYDTIAAAQKLAEKVNSGEMHLTGVRLDSGDLVSLSKQVRSLLPNVTIFASGDLDEWEIARLKAEGAEIDGYGLGTRLVTGKPVNGVYKLVEIDGIPVMKESRDKATYPGRKQIFRSFSEGTIKVDRLGLAIETPLGEEPLLQLVMKQGKPLQPPESLATIRHRTAASVASLLPETRRLDRPVSVNVEISAELQDLTQQTHKRIAEAQK, encoded by the coding sequence ATGACTACTTTCCCGGACTTGGAGATATATCCAAACCATCAACAACAGCAAAGTTACCCCAACCAGGAACTAAATTTTGCGGCTGTTGATTACAGCCTTTTGACTGACCTTTACCAGCTAACGATGGCTGCTTGTTATACAGGTGAAGGTGTAGAACAGAAACCAGCCAGCTTTGAGTTATTTGTGAGGAAGTTACCAGAAGATTTTGGCTATTTAATTGCGATGGGGCTAACCCAAGCCTTGGAATATTTAGAAAAATTGCGTTTTAGTTCCTCACAAATAGCAGCTTTGCAAGCGACGGGAATTTTTAGCCATGCAAGCGATCGCTTTTGGTCGTTGCTAGCCGAAGGGTGTTTTACTGGAGATGTCTGGGCAGTACCAGAAGGAACCGCCGTGTTTGCCAATCAGCCATTCTTGCGGATTGAAGCGCCGCTTTGGCAAGCACAGTTAGTAGAAACCTATTTATTAAATACGATTAATTATCAAACCTTAATTGCCACCAGAGCAGCAAGAATTAGGGATGTAGCCGGAGAACAAGCAACACTTTTAGAATTTGGTACGAGAAGGGCATTTAGTCCCCAAGGTTCGTTGTGGGCGGCGCGGGCGGCCTTAGCAGGAGGGTTGGATTCAACTTCTAATGTGTTAGCCGCACTACAACTCAATCAAAAGCCAAGTGGTACGATGGCTCACGCCTTGGTTATGGCACTATCAGCAATGGAAGGTACTGAAGCACAAGCTTTTAGCGCCTTTCATCGATATTTTCCGGGTGCGCCATTGTTGATTGATACTTACGATACGATCGCAGCTGCCCAAAAATTAGCCGAAAAAGTCAATTCCGGAGAAATGCATTTAACTGGAGTCAGGCTAGACTCTGGAGATTTGGTGAGTTTGTCCAAACAAGTGCGATCGCTTCTTCCTAATGTGACAATTTTTGCTAGTGGCGATTTGGATGAATGGGAAATTGCCAGATTAAAAGCAGAGGGTGCAGAAATTGATGGCTATGGATTGGGAACGCGACTAGTTACAGGTAAGCCTGTCAATGGAGTTTACAAACTTGTCGAAATTGATGGTATCCCTGTCATGAAAGAATCCCGTGACAAAGCTACCTATCCCGGACGCAAGCAAATTTTTCGCTCGTTCTCTGAAGGCACAATCAAAGTAGATAGATTGGGATTAGCTATAGAAACGCCTTTGGGTGAAGAACCTTTGTTGCAACTGGTGATGAAACAAGGGAAACCTCTGCAACCGCCAGAGTCTTTGGCAACAATTCGCCACCGTACCGCCGCCTCAGTCGCTAGTCTACTGCCAGAAACACGGCGATTAGATCGTCCTGTATCAGTAAATGTAGAGATTTCTGCTGAGTTGCAAGATTTGACACAACAAACTCACAAACGAATCGCAGAGGCACAGAAGTAA
- a CDS encoding nicotinate-nucleotide adenylyltransferase — protein MKRIALFGTSADPPTAGHQEILSWLSERYDWVAVWAADNPFKNHQTVLRHRAAMLQLLIADIQTSKHNIALEQELSSFRTLETVAKAKVRWGEDTEYTLVIGSDLLSQLPRWYQVEDLLRQVQLLVVPRPGYAIDESSLEGVQKLGGKIAIASLTGLDISSTAYREHGDSQALTPSIVAYINREHLYKCQDATTKSFQLR, from the coding sequence ATGAAGAGAATTGCTTTGTTTGGTACTAGTGCCGATCCACCAACTGCTGGACATCAGGAGATTCTTAGTTGGTTGTCTGAGCGTTACGATTGGGTAGCGGTTTGGGCGGCGGATAATCCTTTTAAAAACCATCAAACAGTATTAAGACATCGGGCAGCAATGTTGCAATTGTTGATTGCGGATATCCAGACATCAAAGCACAATATTGCTTTAGAACAGGAACTAAGTAGTTTCCGCACCCTAGAGACAGTCGCAAAAGCGAAAGTTCGTTGGGGTGAAGATACTGAGTATACTTTGGTCATTGGTTCAGATTTACTGAGTCAACTACCCCGTTGGTATCAAGTTGAAGATTTGTTGCGGCAAGTGCAATTATTAGTAGTGCCGCGACCGGGATATGCGATAGATGAGTCTAGTTTAGAGGGAGTGCAAAAGCTAGGCGGGAAAATTGCGATCGCCAGCTTGACTGGACTAGATATTTCCTCAACAGCCTATCGCGAACATGGAGATTCCCAAGCGCTTACCCCCTCTATCGTCGCTTATATTAATCGAGAGCATTTGTACAAATGCCAGGACGCAACCACAAAAAGTTTCCAACTCCGGTAA
- a CDS encoding NAD+ synthase has product MKIAIAQLNPKIGDLTGNAQQILQAAQKAVASGARLLLTPELSLCGYPPRDLLLNPSFVEAMNTTLKQLARDLPPNLAVLVGTVEENLKAHSTGGKSLFNSIALLLGGQVKQVFHKRLLPTYDVFDEYRYFEPGLQANYFTLDDIHIGVTVCEDLWNDEEFWGKRTYAVNPIADLAILGVDLIVNLSASPYTVGKQRFRELMLKHSAVRFQQPMLYANQVGGNDDLIFDGCSFALNRQGETVSRARGFEADLVIVEFDEKQRDFKTGKLAPLFQSEDEEIWQALVLGVRDYARKCGFSQVVLGLSGGIDSSLVAAIAVAALGKENVFGVLMPSPYSSEHSISDALALGENLGIKTTILPIAEPMQTFDRTLAELFAGTEFGIAEENLQSRIRGNLLMAIANKFGYLLLSTGNKSEMAVGYCTLYGDMNGGLAVIADVPKTRVYSICHWLNRKGEIIPQNVLTKAPSAELKPGQVDQDSLPPYEILDDILERLIHKHQSAAEIVTAGHDPVIVDRVVQMLARAEFKRRQAPPGLKITDRAFGTGWRMPIASSWAALKNASQAKTSLPPTLVGGDGKDDNLRI; this is encoded by the coding sequence ATGAAAATTGCGATCGCTCAACTTAATCCTAAAATTGGTGATTTAACAGGTAATGCCCAACAAATTCTGCAAGCAGCGCAAAAAGCAGTAGCATCTGGTGCGCGGTTGCTACTAACGCCAGAACTTTCTTTGTGCGGCTATCCTCCAAGGGATTTATTACTAAATCCTAGTTTTGTAGAGGCGATGAATACTACCCTGAAACAATTGGCGAGAGATTTACCGCCAAATTTAGCTGTTTTGGTAGGAACTGTAGAAGAAAATCTCAAAGCCCATTCTACAGGCGGTAAGTCTTTATTTAACAGCATTGCTTTATTGCTTGGCGGACAGGTAAAGCAAGTTTTTCACAAGCGGCTTTTACCTACTTATGATGTATTTGACGAATACCGCTATTTTGAACCAGGGTTACAAGCTAACTATTTCACCTTAGATGATATCCATATTGGTGTCACTGTTTGCGAAGACTTATGGAATGATGAGGAATTTTGGGGCAAACGCACTTATGCAGTCAACCCGATCGCGGATTTAGCAATTTTGGGTGTCGATTTGATTGTGAATTTGTCTGCCTCACCCTACACTGTCGGCAAGCAGAGATTTAGAGAACTCATGCTCAAGCATAGCGCGGTACGTTTTCAACAGCCGATGCTCTATGCTAACCAAGTCGGTGGCAATGACGACTTGATATTTGATGGTTGCAGTTTTGCTTTAAATCGCCAAGGTGAAACTGTATCTCGTGCCCGTGGATTTGAAGCAGACTTAGTAATAGTTGAATTTGACGAAAAACAACGGGATTTTAAGACAGGTAAATTAGCACCCTTATTTCAGTCTGAAGACGAAGAGATTTGGCAGGCTTTGGTTTTAGGCGTGCGCGATTATGCCCGTAAGTGTGGATTTTCTCAAGTAGTATTGGGTTTAAGCGGGGGAATTGATTCCTCATTAGTAGCTGCGATCGCTGTGGCTGCACTTGGTAAAGAAAATGTCTTCGGTGTCTTGATGCCTTCTCCCTACAGTTCCGAACATTCCATCAGCGATGCTTTGGCATTAGGGGAAAATTTAGGTATAAAAACTACTATCTTACCAATTGCCGAACCCATGCAAACCTTCGATCGCACCTTAGCGGAGTTATTTGCTGGCACAGAGTTTGGCATTGCTGAAGAGAATCTGCAATCGCGAATTCGGGGTAACTTATTAATGGCGATCGCTAATAAATTCGGCTATCTGCTTTTATCTACCGGCAATAAATCAGAAATGGCGGTTGGTTACTGTACCCTTTATGGTGATATGAATGGCGGGTTAGCAGTAATTGCAGACGTTCCTAAAACTCGTGTTTATTCAATTTGCCATTGGTTAAACCGTAAGGGCGAAATCATTCCGCAAAATGTCCTTACCAAAGCACCCAGCGCTGAACTCAAACCAGGCCAAGTCGATCAAGATTCTCTCCCACCCTATGAAATTTTAGATGACATCTTAGAACGCCTGATTCACAAACACCAATCAGCAGCCGAAATAGTCACTGCCGGACACGACCCAGTAATCGTAGACAGAGTTGTCCAAATGCTTGCCCGTGCCGAATTCAAACGCCGACAAGCACCCCCAGGCTTAAAAATCACCGATCGCGCTTTTGGTACGGGTTGGCGAATGCCAATTGCTAGTAGCTGGGCTGCTTTAAAAAATGCCTCCCAAGCTAAAACCAGCCTTCCTCCAACCTTAGTAGGTGGGGATGGCAAAGATGACAATTTGCGAATATAG
- a CDS encoding serine/threonine protein kinase — translation MLCCSNSNCSNTFNPDGNKFCIQCGQTLTPLFRNRFHVIRLLGEGGFAKTYEARDTDRMDEPCVIKQFFPQVQGTSALEKATELFKQEAKRLYDLGEHPQIPRLIAYFEQDKRLYLVQEFIEGHNLLEELQQQGVFSEQKIIQLLTDLLPVLQFIHERGVIHRDIKPENIMRRQYDSKLMLIDFGVSKQATRTILGQVGTTIGTPGYAPLEQIRGQVFPASDLYSLGVTCIRLLTNCLPKEDIYDELYDALKAQWIWRERLPPNTSITLTMVQVLDNMLQDYVKERYQSAEQVIAALNINTTPEYFKSSPTVPPYYRVQVCSNIPTIGVDYTRLENLLIARRWQDANEETLNVMLKISNREKQGTLYIEDINKFPYVDIRAIDELWLKYSNQHFGFSVQQRIWQNLGGAQETNENTLRHFGEQVGWLRPKILRKILLFNADLFFEEKTPLWFDEVNFSIKAPKGHLPCFGACGIKITLIISLLGLFSE, via the coding sequence ATGCTTTGCTGTTCCAATTCTAATTGTTCAAATACCTTTAATCCTGACGGAAATAAGTTTTGCATTCAGTGTGGACAAACACTTACACCACTATTCCGCAATCGCTTCCACGTGATTAGGCTTTTGGGTGAGGGTGGATTTGCCAAGACTTATGAAGCTAGGGATACAGATAGGATGGATGAACCTTGCGTGATTAAGCAATTTTTTCCACAAGTGCAAGGAACATCAGCATTAGAGAAAGCAACGGAATTATTTAAGCAAGAAGCGAAGCGTTTGTATGATTTGGGCGAGCATCCCCAAATCCCCCGCCTCATTGCTTATTTTGAACAGGATAAGCGCTTGTATCTCGTACAAGAGTTTATTGAAGGGCACAATTTACTAGAAGAATTGCAACAGCAGGGAGTTTTTAGCGAACAAAAGATAATTCAACTTTTGACTGATTTATTACCAGTTCTTCAATTTATCCATGAACGAGGAGTAATTCACCGCGATATCAAACCAGAAAATATCATGCGTCGTCAATATGATAGCAAATTGATGTTAATTGATTTTGGTGTTTCTAAACAAGCAACGCGAACAATACTTGGCCAAGTAGGAACTACAATTGGTACACCTGGATATGCACCATTAGAACAAATACGTGGTCAAGTTTTTCCAGCAAGTGACCTTTATAGCTTAGGCGTGACTTGTATTAGGTTGTTAACCAATTGTTTGCCTAAAGAAGATATTTATGATGAGCTATATGATGCTTTGAAAGCTCAATGGATATGGAGAGAACGCTTACCACCTAACACTAGTATTACTCTTACTATGGTACAAGTTTTAGACAATATGCTTCAGGATTATGTTAAAGAACGCTATCAATCTGCTGAACAAGTAATAGCAGCTTTAAATATCAACACTACTCCAGAATATTTTAAATCATCGCCAACAGTACCACCTTATTATCGTGTACAGGTTTGCTCTAATATTCCAACAATCGGAGTTGATTATACAAGACTCGAAAATTTACTCATAGCTAGAAGATGGCAAGATGCTAATGAAGAAACTTTAAATGTCATGCTCAAAATAAGTAATAGAGAGAAGCAAGGTACACTATACATAGAAGACATTAATAAGTTTCCTTACGTAGATATTCGCGCTATTGATGAACTCTGGCTTAAATATAGTAATCAGCACTTTGGCTTCAGTGTACAGCAGAGAATTTGGCAAAATCTTGGAGGAGCACAGGAGACAAATGAAAATACTTTGCGTCATTTTGGAGAGCAAGTAGGATGGTTGCGTCCTAAAATTTTACGTAAGATATTATTGTTTAATGCAGATTTATTCTTTGAGGAAAAGACACCTCTATGGTTTGATGAAGTTAACTTCTCCATAAAAGCACCAAAGGGACATTTACCATGTTTTGGTGCTTGTGGGATAAAAATAACATTAATAATAAGTTTACTTGGTTTATTTTCTGAGTAA
- a CDS encoding peptidase S8/S53, translating into MYKKLTWLFWGLSASCLSAPVLASALQTSLGTNGIDALRLHQPPYNLSGRKIAIGQVEIGRPGMFGWDKAVSKNRAVSLAGVFLRNGPAKSNSGVDSHAYNVAGVMVSKDKAWPGVAPEARLYSSAVGSTKNMGQPEECLSAQHIALQNGGDIRAINFSFGEPLNRDPRPEAILDGNALLTLCIDWSSRVHDVVYAIAGNQGKGGIPIPTDNFNGVNVAFSSRREGIFNKVDVSNLAGAYLGVGGRLAGKEFNVGERRAISLVAPGSNIPLLNPDGKVNKVTGTSFAAPHVTGTVALLQEYGDRQLRTKQLHWSIDSRRHQVMKAVLLNSADKLKDSGDGLRLGMTRTIVDKQNQDWLGSDAYQDPKIPLDAQMGAGHLNAFRAYQQFSAGQWQPSAAVPAIGWDYRTVDTLAPVEYALAKPLKQGSFVAITLAWDRLVELDDKNKNELYDIGDTFRDRGLNNLDLYLVKTDAQNPDAGTVCSSISPVDSVEHIFCPVPANGNYKIRVQMRQQVNEATQPYALAWWTVPVSSIGELRK; encoded by the coding sequence ATGTATAAAAAACTAACTTGGCTATTTTGGGGATTGAGTGCTTCTTGTTTGAGTGCGCCAGTATTAGCCTCAGCTTTACAAACTTCTTTAGGAACCAACGGTATTGATGCTCTGAGGCTACATCAACCTCCTTATAATTTAAGCGGTCGTAAGATTGCCATTGGTCAGGTAGAAATTGGTCGTCCGGGAATGTTTGGTTGGGATAAAGCAGTGTCTAAAAATCGTGCTGTATCCTTAGCAGGAGTTTTCTTACGTAATGGCCCAGCTAAATCAAATAGTGGTGTTGACTCTCACGCTTATAATGTTGCTGGTGTAATGGTCAGTAAAGACAAAGCTTGGCCGGGAGTTGCTCCTGAGGCGCGATTGTATTCTTCGGCTGTTGGCTCTACCAAAAACATGGGACAACCAGAAGAGTGTTTATCAGCACAACACATTGCATTACAAAATGGTGGTGATATTCGTGCCATTAATTTTAGTTTTGGCGAACCGCTAAATCGCGATCCGCGTCCTGAAGCTATTTTAGATGGCAATGCTTTGCTTACCCTCTGTATTGATTGGTCTAGTCGCGTTCATGATGTCGTGTATGCGATCGCAGGCAACCAGGGGAAAGGTGGAATTCCTATTCCTACAGATAATTTTAATGGAGTGAACGTGGCTTTTTCATCCCGCCGAGAGGGGATTTTTAATAAAGTTGACGTTTCTAATCTCGCAGGCGCTTACCTGGGAGTAGGTGGTAGGCTAGCGGGAAAGGAATTTAATGTTGGTGAACGTCGTGCTATCAGTTTAGTTGCACCTGGTAGTAATATTCCTTTGCTCAATCCAGATGGCAAAGTCAATAAGGTTACGGGTACAAGTTTTGCCGCACCTCACGTTACAGGAACCGTTGCTTTATTGCAGGAATATGGCGATCGCCAGTTGCGCACTAAACAACTTCACTGGAGTATCGATTCTCGCCGTCATCAGGTTATGAAAGCTGTCTTGCTCAATTCCGCAGACAAGTTGAAAGATAGCGGTGATGGTTTGCGCTTAGGAATGACCCGAACAATTGTTGATAAACAAAATCAAGACTGGCTAGGTTCTGATGCTTATCAAGATCCAAAAATTCCCTTAGATGCGCAAATGGGAGCCGGTCATTTGAATGCATTTCGCGCTTATCAGCAATTTAGCGCAGGTCAATGGCAACCATCAGCTGCTGTACCTGCTATTGGTTGGGATTACCGGACAGTAGATACGCTTGCACCTGTAGAATATGCCCTAGCAAAACCTTTAAAACAAGGCAGTTTTGTAGCGATTACTTTAGCGTGGGATCGCTTGGTAGAACTCGACGATAAAAATAAAAATGAGCTTTATGATATCGGAGATACATTCCGCGATCGCGGTTTAAATAACCTCGACCTCTATCTGGTCAAAACTGATGCTCAAAATCCAGATGCTGGTACTGTTTGCTCATCCATTAGTCCAGTTGATAGTGTAGAACACATTTTTTGCCCTGTTCCTGCTAATGGAAATTACAAAATCCGCGTCCAAATGCGCCAACAGGTCAACGAAGCCACTCAACCCTATGCTTTAGCTTGGTGGACTGTACCTGTTAGTTCTATTGGGGAATTGAGAAAATAA
- a CDS encoding putative methyltransferase, whose product MTYESVTAFASPPNETWIRKQLISAIKSQPTRILDLGCGTGAEQYRLLYVAMTRVKRFL is encoded by the coding sequence ATGACTTACGAGTCTGTGACAGCTTTTGCTTCTCCACCAAATGAAACTTGGATTCGCAAGCAGTTAATTAGTGCAATTAAGTCTCAGCCAACAAGAATTCTAGATTTGGGTTGTGGTACAGGTGCTGAACAGTACCGTTTACTTTACGTTGCGATGACACGAGTCAAGCGGTTTTTGTAG